One genomic region from Pseudoduganella lutea encodes:
- the rdgB gene encoding RdgB/HAM1 family non-canonical purine NTP pyrophosphatase, with translation MTQKLILASNNAGKLKEFNALLSTVGFEVHAQGEFGVPEADEPFHTFVENALQKARHAARLTGLPALADDSGVCVNALGGAPGVYSARYAGEPKSDAANNAKLVADLARHDDKSAYYYCVLVFVRHADDPQPVIADGVWRGVIQAEARGEGGFGYDPHFYIPELGKTTAELTPDEKNRLSHRGQALRALVEKLK, from the coding sequence ATGACCCAAAAACTCATCCTTGCCTCGAACAACGCGGGCAAACTCAAGGAATTCAACGCGCTGCTGTCCACCGTCGGCTTCGAGGTGCACGCGCAGGGCGAATTCGGCGTGCCGGAAGCGGACGAGCCGTTCCACACGTTCGTCGAGAACGCGCTGCAGAAGGCGCGTCACGCGGCACGGCTGACCGGGCTGCCGGCGCTGGCGGACGATTCCGGCGTGTGCGTCAATGCGCTCGGCGGCGCGCCGGGCGTCTACTCGGCGCGCTACGCGGGCGAGCCGAAGTCCGATGCCGCCAACAACGCAAAGCTGGTTGCGGACCTGGCGCGGCACGACGACAAATCGGCGTATTACTACTGCGTGCTGGTGTTCGTGCGCCATGCGGACGATCCGCAGCCGGTCATCGCCGACGGCGTCTGGCGCGGCGTGATCCAGGCCGAGGCGCGCGGCGAAGGCGGCTTCGGCTACGATCCGCATTTTTATATCCCCGAACTGGGCAAGACCACCGCGGAGCTGACGCCCGATGAGAAGAACCGCCTGTCGCATCGCGGCCAGGCATTGCGCGCGCTGGTAGAGAAGCTGAAATGA
- a CDS encoding serine/threonine-protein kinase, which yields MAAQNNVPLPDGLELAGYRIVKKIASGGFSIVYLAYDAEGNAVAIKEYLPSALALRQEGELAPAVSAANLPVFRLGLKCFFEEGRALAKIAHPNVVRVLNFFRANDTVYMVMAYESGNTLQDQISRQRAKGGNIDEALIRQVFIQVLKGLREVHANGLLHLDLKPANIYLRSDGTPLLLDFGAARRTIDSGALTLTPMYTPGFAAPELTIKTSPLGPWTDAYGIGAAMFACMAGSPPQPAEERRKADRMDASFSELAGAYSPALVQLVRWSLTMDPLARPQSLFAMQKALQALETTMAPAVPVAPATPAGTFARLRTLAGRLRPGRRGAAPDTQG from the coding sequence ATGGCTGCACAAAACAACGTCCCGTTGCCGGATGGGCTGGAGTTGGCTGGATACCGCATTGTAAAGAAAATTGCGTCCGGCGGGTTCAGTATCGTCTACCTCGCCTATGACGCCGAAGGCAATGCGGTTGCCATCAAGGAGTATCTACCAAGCGCATTGGCATTGCGTCAAGAGGGAGAACTCGCGCCCGCGGTGTCGGCGGCGAATCTGCCGGTATTCCGCCTCGGCCTGAAATGCTTTTTCGAGGAAGGCCGCGCACTGGCGAAAATAGCGCACCCGAATGTGGTGCGCGTACTGAATTTCTTCCGCGCGAACGATACCGTTTACATGGTAATGGCGTATGAATCCGGCAACACATTGCAGGACCAGATTTCGCGGCAGCGCGCAAAAGGCGGCAATATTGATGAAGCATTGATCCGCCAGGTTTTCATCCAGGTATTGAAGGGTTTGCGCGAAGTGCATGCAAATGGCCTGCTCCACCTCGATCTGAAACCGGCCAATATCTACCTGCGCAGCGACGGCACGCCGCTGCTGCTCGATTTCGGCGCGGCGCGCCGGACCATCGATTCGGGCGCCCTGACGTTGACGCCGATGTACACGCCCGGCTTCGCCGCGCCCGAACTGACGATCAAGACATCGCCGCTGGGGCCGTGGACCGACGCCTATGGCATCGGCGCCGCGATGTTTGCCTGCATGGCCGGCTCGCCGCCGCAGCCGGCGGAAGAACGGCGCAAGGCCGACCGCATGGACGCATCGTTCAGCGAGCTGGCCGGTGCCTATTCCCCCGCCCTGGTGCAGCTGGTACGCTGGTCACTCACCATGGATCCGCTGGCACGCCCGCAAAGCCTGTTTGCCATGCAAAAGGCATTGCAGGCGCTGGAGACGACAATGGCGCCGGCGGTGCCTGTCGCACCAGCGACACCAGCGGGCACGTTCGCCCGCCTGCGCACGCTGGCCGGCCGCCTGAGGCCGGGGCGCCGTGGTGCCGCGCCGGACACGCAAGGATAG
- the rph gene encoding ribonuclease PH, which translates to MTIDTRPSGRTVDQLRTVRLTRQYTKHAEGSVLIECGDTKVICTASIEEKVPGFLKGKGQGWLTAEYGMLPRSTHSRMDREAARGKQSGRTQEIQRLIGRSLRAAFDLQAFGERTLHLDCDVIQADGGTRTASITGAMVAAYDAFMKLVDKGAIPAVPVKHFVAAISVGVFQGTPVLDLDYVEDSGCDTDMNVIMTDAGHFVEVQGTAEGAAFDRGTMNRLLDLADAGIADLIRLQKRELGLAE; encoded by the coding sequence ATGACCATTGACACCCGCCCAAGCGGCCGCACCGTTGACCAGTTGCGCACCGTGCGCCTGACCCGCCAGTACACCAAGCATGCCGAAGGTTCCGTGCTGATCGAATGCGGCGACACCAAGGTAATCTGCACCGCCAGTATCGAGGAAAAGGTGCCGGGCTTCCTGAAGGGCAAAGGGCAGGGCTGGCTGACGGCCGAATACGGCATGCTGCCGCGCTCGACACATTCGCGCATGGACCGCGAAGCCGCCCGTGGCAAGCAAAGCGGCCGCACGCAGGAAATACAGCGGCTGATCGGCCGCTCGCTGCGCGCCGCGTTCGACCTGCAGGCGTTCGGCGAACGCACGCTGCACCTGGACTGCGACGTGATCCAGGCCGACGGCGGCACGCGCACCGCCTCGATCACCGGCGCCATGGTGGCTGCGTACGACGCGTTCATGAAGCTGGTCGACAAGGGCGCGATCCCTGCCGTGCCCGTCAAGCACTTCGTGGCGGCGATCTCCGTGGGCGTGTTCCAGGGCACGCCGGTGCTCGACCTCGACTACGTGGAAGATTCCGGTTGCGACACCGACATGAACGTGATCATGACCGATGCCGGCCACTTCGTCGAAGTGCAGGGCACCGCCGAAGGCGCCGCCTTCGACCGCGGCACGATGAACCGCCTGCTGGACCTGGCCGACGCGGGCATCGCCGACCTGATCCGGCTGCAGAAGCGGGAACTGGGGCTGGCGGAGTAA
- a CDS encoding efflux transporter outer membrane subunit: protein MKLSNTVGMMLAAGMLSACSLAPKYERPAAPVAADFPVNPPAADGKALPQPPADAKSAVDTGWREFFPDARLQALIATALDNNRDLRTAALRIEEARATYRVTRADRLPNLNAALSGTRARTPGFLNPAAGQGTVSERFDAGLSIPAFELDFFGRVRSLSEAALAAYLATDEARQAAQISIVAEVAKAYFTERAFAEQLALAQRTYDARRRTYELTRQRLDAGASSLLDLRSNETLMETARASALALARQRAQAANALALLVGAPSAQATADAGALIDDARIDAMSALPPGLPSDLLARRPDIRAAEQRLLAANANIGAARAAFFPRISLTAAIGSASPEFSQLFDGGNDTWSFVPQLTLPIFSAGRNSANLDLAQVRKNIAVTDYEKTIQTAFREVADALAARSYLGDQVAAQRAIQDAQAERLRLLNLRFENGVASSLDVLDAQRELFAAEQELVQARLLRTTSAIDLYRVLGGGLR from the coding sequence ATGAAACTGTCGAACACGGTGGGCATGATGCTGGCAGCCGGCATGCTGTCGGCCTGCTCGCTGGCGCCGAAGTACGAGCGCCCGGCCGCGCCGGTGGCCGCCGATTTTCCCGTCAACCCGCCGGCCGCGGACGGTAAGGCCCTGCCGCAACCTCCCGCCGACGCGAAGAGCGCCGTCGATACGGGCTGGCGCGAATTCTTTCCCGACGCCCGCCTGCAGGCGCTGATCGCCACGGCGCTGGACAACAACCGCGACCTGCGCACCGCGGCGCTGCGCATCGAGGAAGCGCGCGCCACGTACCGCGTGACGCGCGCGGACCGGCTGCCGAACCTGAACGCCGCTTTGTCCGGCACACGCGCACGCACGCCGGGCTTCCTGAACCCGGCGGCCGGACAGGGAACGGTGTCGGAACGCTTCGATGCCGGCCTGTCGATTCCCGCGTTCGAGCTGGATTTCTTCGGCCGGGTGCGCAGCCTGTCCGAGGCGGCACTGGCGGCCTACCTTGCCACCGACGAGGCGCGCCAGGCGGCGCAGATCAGCATCGTGGCGGAAGTGGCCAAGGCCTATTTCACCGAGCGCGCGTTTGCCGAGCAGCTGGCGCTGGCGCAGCGCACGTACGACGCCCGCCGCCGCACGTATGAATTGACGCGGCAGCGGCTGGATGCGGGCGCCTCGTCGCTGCTCGACCTGCGCTCGAACGAAACGCTGATGGAAACGGCACGCGCGTCGGCGCTGGCGCTGGCCCGGCAGCGGGCGCAGGCCGCCAATGCGCTGGCCTTGCTGGTGGGCGCGCCCTCGGCGCAGGCCACGGCGGATGCCGGCGCACTGATCGACGATGCGCGGATCGACGCGATGAGCGCCCTCCCCCCCGGGCTGCCGTCGGACCTGCTGGCGCGCCGGCCGGACATCCGCGCCGCCGAACAGCGCCTGCTGGCGGCGAACGCCAACATCGGCGCCGCCCGCGCCGCGTTCTTCCCGCGCATCTCGCTGACAGCGGCGATCGGCAGCGCCAGCCCCGAGTTCTCGCAACTGTTCGACGGCGGCAACGACACCTGGTCGTTCGTGCCGCAACTGACCCTGCCGATCTTTTCCGCCGGTCGCAACAGCGCCAACCTCGACCTGGCCCAGGTGCGCAAGAACATCGCCGTCACCGATTACGAAAAGACGATCCAGACGGCGTTCCGTGAAGTGGCTGACGCGCTGGCCGCGCGCAGCTACCTGGGCGACCAGGTGGCTGCGCAGCGGGCGATCCAGGATGCCCAGGCCGAACGGCTGCGCCTGCTCAACTTGCGCTTCGAGAACGGCGTGGCCAGTTCGCTGGACGTGCTCGACGCCCAGCGCGAACTGTTCGCGGCCGAGCAGGAGCTCGTGCAGGCGCGGCTGCTGCGCACCACGAGTGCGATCGATCTTTATCGGGTGCTGGGGGGCGGGCTGCGGTAG
- a CDS encoding YicC/YloC family endoribonuclease — protein sequence MTGYAVATSESAAGTLTIEIKSVNSRFLDLQFRINDDLRALEPDLRTAIMAAITRGKVEIRLSFGRKAAGAGTQALNIPLLNELARLQAEVSTHFSGAHAMSVAELLRWPGVVEEAQIGQETLQADVAALMTKTVGAFVNSRQREGAALEAMLISRIEAMEAIVKRITPLIPQVVAAFQQKAIERMQEALGLASQGSNAALSRQDAMERIRQEVILYGIRIDVAEELGRLSAHLSETRHILKKGGQVGKRLDFMMQELNREANTLGAKASVKELADASMELKLLIEQMREQVQNLE from the coding sequence ATGACGGGCTACGCGGTTGCCACCAGCGAAAGCGCGGCGGGAACTCTGACCATTGAAATCAAGAGTGTCAATTCCCGTTTTCTCGACCTTCAATTCCGCATCAACGACGACCTGCGTGCCCTCGAACCGGACCTGCGTACGGCAATCATGGCCGCCATCACGCGCGGCAAGGTGGAAATCAGGTTGAGTTTTGGCCGCAAGGCCGCTGGCGCCGGCACCCAGGCGCTGAATATTCCCCTCCTGAATGAACTGGCCCGCCTGCAGGCCGAGGTCAGCACGCATTTCAGCGGCGCACATGCCATGTCGGTGGCCGAACTGCTGCGCTGGCCCGGCGTTGTCGAAGAGGCGCAGATCGGCCAGGAAACGCTGCAGGCCGACGTGGCCGCGCTGATGACGAAAACGGTTGGCGCATTCGTGAACAGCCGGCAGCGCGAAGGCGCCGCGCTCGAAGCGATGCTGATCTCGCGCATCGAGGCGATGGAAGCCATCGTCAAGCGCATCACGCCGCTGATCCCGCAAGTGGTGGCGGCATTCCAGCAAAAGGCAATCGAGCGCATGCAGGAAGCGCTGGGCCTGGCCTCGCAAGGATCGAACGCGGCGCTGTCCCGCCAGGATGCGATGGAACGCATCCGGCAGGAAGTGATCCTGTATGGCATCCGCATCGACGTGGCCGAGGAACTGGGACGGCTGTCGGCGCACCTGTCGGAAACGCGCCATATCCTCAAGAAGGGTGGCCAGGTGGGCAAGCGTCTCGATTTCATGATGCAGGAACTGAACCGCGAAGCCAATACGCTGGGCGCGAAGGCTTCCGTCAAGGAGCTGGCCGACGCGTCGATGGAACTCAAGCTGCTGATCGAGCAGATGCGCGAACAGGTGCAGAACCTGGAGTGA
- a CDS encoding PP2C family protein-serine/threonine phosphatase has protein sequence MRFSVYQESHIGGRGMNQDRMGYSFTRDALLLVLADGMGGHPRGEVAATVALQTISALFQQQANPYVKGPERFLADACHAAHREIHRHAALHGLPETPRTTIVACVVQHGMATWAHCGDSRLYLLRGGRVLARTRDHSHIEKQIDAGRVPASARHTHPDRNKLYNCLGADAAPKVELSRGAALEAGDVMLLCSDGLWGVLPEEELVAALSTAAVERAVPDLLHSALRVAGAGSDNVTGLAIAWQGALDTPAAAGSTMISTESHTGGTTIAPADPFDEAEIDKAIAEIRSAIEKSSQLLR, from the coding sequence ATGCGATTTTCCGTCTACCAGGAAAGCCATATCGGCGGCCGGGGCATGAACCAGGACCGCATGGGCTACAGCTTCACGCGCGATGCGTTGCTGCTGGTGCTGGCCGACGGCATGGGCGGCCATCCGCGCGGCGAAGTGGCCGCCACCGTGGCGTTGCAGACGATTTCCGCGCTGTTCCAGCAGCAGGCCAATCCTTATGTGAAAGGCCCGGAGCGCTTCCTGGCAGACGCGTGCCATGCGGCGCACCGCGAAATCCATCGCCATGCCGCGCTGCACGGCTTGCCGGAAACGCCACGCACGACGATCGTCGCCTGCGTCGTGCAGCATGGCATGGCCACCTGGGCGCACTGTGGCGATTCGCGGTTGTACCTGCTGCGCGGCGGGCGCGTCCTGGCGCGCACGCGCGATCATTCGCATATCGAGAAACAGATCGACGCCGGCCGCGTACCCGCGTCGGCGCGTCACACGCATCCGGACCGCAACAAGCTGTACAACTGCCTGGGCGCCGATGCCGCGCCGAAGGTCGAGCTGTCGCGAGGGGCGGCCCTGGAAGCGGGCGACGTGATGCTGTTATGCTCGGATGGCCTGTGGGGCGTGCTGCCGGAAGAGGAGCTCGTGGCCGCCTTGTCCACCGCGGCCGTCGAACGCGCCGTGCCCGACCTGCTGCATAGCGCGCTGCGCGTTGCCGGTGCCGGCAGCGACAACGTCACCGGCCTGGCCATCGCATGGCAAGGAGCTCTCGATACGCCCGCCGCTGCTGGATCGACGATGATCTCCACCGAATCGCACACGGGCGGCACCACGATCGCGCCCGCCGATCCGTTCGACGAAGCCGAGATCGACAAGGCCATTGCCGAGATCCGCAGCGCCATTGAAAAATCCTCGCAACTACTCCGGTAA
- the hemW gene encoding radical SAM family heme chaperone HemW, which produces MIPIKPVGTGAGKPATPARTIDAAAGVAAQYLQPGALNLTALPPLSLYIHWPWCVRKCPYCDFNSHEAKGEVPEKQYLDALRLDLEMALPLIWGRKIHTVFIGGGTPSLMSAAGLDRLMSDLRTLLPLDGDAEITMEANPGTFETEKFRSYRASGINRLSIGIQSFNARHLQALGRIHDDGEARRAVEIALATFDNFNLDLMYALPGQTLDEARQDLATALSFKPPHLSMYHLTMEPNTVFAKYPPELPDDDTSADMQDLVAEMTGEAGYGHYEVSAYARPGHRARHNLNYWQFGDYLGIGAGAHTKLSFPHRVLRQARYKQPKSYMEQVANGTPVQEENEIGRADMGFEFMLNALRLQEGFAPNLFSERTGLALNTIEKQLNAAESKGLIYRDHTVIRPTELGHRFLNDLQQIFLG; this is translated from the coding sequence ATGATCCCCATCAAACCGGTTGGCACAGGCGCGGGCAAACCCGCCACGCCGGCCCGCACCATCGATGCCGCGGCCGGCGTGGCCGCGCAATACCTGCAGCCGGGCGCGCTGAACCTCACGGCGCTGCCACCGTTGTCGTTGTACATCCACTGGCCGTGGTGCGTGCGCAAGTGTCCGTACTGCGACTTCAATTCGCACGAGGCCAAGGGCGAGGTACCGGAAAAGCAGTACCTGGACGCGCTGCGCCTCGACCTGGAAATGGCGCTGCCGCTGATCTGGGGCCGCAAGATCCATACCGTGTTCATCGGCGGCGGCACGCCGAGCCTGATGTCCGCGGCAGGGCTGGACCGGCTGATGTCCGACCTGCGCACCTTGCTGCCGCTCGATGGGGATGCCGAAATCACGATGGAAGCCAATCCCGGCACCTTCGAGACCGAAAAATTCCGCAGCTACCGCGCCAGCGGCATCAACCGGCTGTCGATCGGCATCCAGAGTTTCAATGCGCGGCATTTGCAGGCGCTGGGCCGCATCCACGACGATGGCGAGGCGCGCCGCGCGGTGGAGATCGCGCTGGCCACCTTCGACAACTTCAACCTCGACCTGATGTACGCGCTGCCCGGGCAGACGCTGGACGAAGCCCGCCAGGATCTGGCCACGGCGTTGTCGTTCAAGCCACCGCACCTGTCGATGTACCACCTGACGATGGAGCCGAACACGGTGTTCGCGAAGTATCCGCCGGAACTGCCGGACGACGACACGAGCGCGGACATGCAGGACCTCGTCGCGGAAATGACCGGCGAAGCGGGCTATGGCCACTACGAGGTGTCGGCCTACGCGCGGCCCGGTCACCGGGCCCGCCACAACCTGAACTACTGGCAGTTCGGCGATTACCTGGGCATCGGCGCCGGCGCCCATACCAAGCTGTCGTTCCCGCACCGCGTGCTGCGGCAGGCGCGCTACAAGCAGCCGAAGTCGTACATGGAGCAGGTGGCGAACGGCACGCCGGTGCAGGAAGAGAACGAGATCGGTCGCGCCGACATGGGCTTCGAATTCATGCTGAATGCGCTCCGGCTGCAGGAAGGCTTCGCGCCCAACCTGTTCAGCGAACGCACGGGGCTGGCGCTGAACACGATCGAGAAGCAGTTGAACGCGGCCGAATCAAAGGGCCTGATCTACCGTGATCACACCGTCATCCGGCCGACCGAACTGGGTCACCGCTTCCTGAACGACCTGCAGCAGATCTTCCTCGGATAA
- a CDS encoding patatin-like phospholipase family protein, with the protein MDSPITIRLGARARQRIAAEGLQPADIAIIPAAAGGPKGLILNGIDTWLFGDWLPRAPRERRLVGASIGAWRMAAGAFADPVAAHKRLAYHYTHQTYPAKVDAAYVTRTVRGLLEEVLGGHGDEVLAHPHHRLNVITARGIGPLANAGGVRWREMAGFVRAAAGNAVSRSRLAGAMERVLFHDVRDEGGWLRERFDAFASHFVGLEAGNLRDALLASGSIPLVLEAVRDIHGAPPGTYWDGGLIDYQLHLPYQRDAGLVLYPHFTDHIVPGWLDKSLPWRRARGQSGHLALDNLVLVSPSPSFVARLPNRKLPDRNDFKHYGQDHAARIRDWTHAISVSGRMAEALARWVEKPDLKQASSF; encoded by the coding sequence ATGGACTCACCCATCACCATTCGCCTTGGCGCACGCGCGCGCCAGCGCATCGCGGCCGAAGGTCTGCAACCGGCCGACATCGCCATCATTCCCGCTGCCGCCGGTGGGCCGAAAGGCCTCATCCTGAACGGCATCGACACCTGGCTGTTCGGCGACTGGCTGCCGCGGGCGCCGCGGGAACGGCGGCTGGTCGGTGCGTCGATCGGGGCATGGCGCATGGCCGCGGGGGCATTCGCCGATCCCGTGGCCGCCCATAAGCGACTCGCTTACCACTACACGCACCAGACCTATCCGGCGAAAGTCGACGCAGCCTACGTAACCCGCACGGTGCGCGGCCTGCTTGAAGAGGTACTCGGCGGGCATGGCGATGAAGTGCTCGCGCATCCGCATCACCGGCTGAACGTAATCACCGCGCGCGGCATTGGGCCGCTGGCCAATGCGGGCGGCGTGCGCTGGCGCGAGATGGCGGGTTTCGTTCGCGCCGCGGCGGGCAACGCGGTATCGCGCAGCCGGCTGGCGGGCGCGATGGAGCGCGTGCTGTTTCACGACGTGCGCGATGAAGGCGGCTGGCTGCGCGAGCGCTTCGATGCGTTCGCCTCGCATTTCGTGGGCCTGGAAGCGGGCAACCTGCGCGATGCGCTGCTCGCCTCCGGTTCGATCCCGCTCGTGCTGGAAGCGGTGCGCGACATCCACGGCGCCCCGCCCGGCACCTACTGGGACGGCGGGTTGATCGATTACCAGCTGCACCTGCCCTACCAGCGCGATGCCGGCCTTGTGCTGTACCCGCACTTCACCGACCACATCGTGCCCGGCTGGCTGGACAAGTCGCTGCCATGGCGCCGCGCACGCGGGCAATCCGGCCACCTCGCCCTCGACAATCTCGTGCTGGTCAGCCCTTCGCCATCGTTCGTGGCCCGGCTGCCGAACCGCAAGCTGCCGGACCGGAACGACTTCAAGCATTACGGACAGGACCACGCCGCCCGCATCCGCGACTGGACTCACGCGATCAGCGTAAGCGGGCGGATGGCGGAAGCGCTGGCCAGGTGGGTGGAGAAGCCGGACCTCAAGCAGGCATCCAGCTTCTAG